One Brassica napus cultivar Da-Ae chromosome C2, Da-Ae, whole genome shotgun sequence DNA window includes the following coding sequences:
- the LOC125582196 gene encoding uncharacterized protein LOC125582196, with product MSRRLSRSDKDKWVAVTPPPTKRLPLRIPASDNTDLIAANKLTIIGRVTNPSIQNTRAILNFLPQVWGLEGRVEGRDLGPEKFQIRFRTESDMEVILSKNPYNYKKWMLLMQKWEPTVSETFPSSISFWIRIHGIPLHFCNEATVTTIGEELGLLADKVVEEAKVRVELNGFLPLVMNMEIQLPSDEIITVEFEYIKIEKHCFTCFSLFHEDETCPVKPRNSLPVKDRKLGIIQRIALQRIEADKRRHDDRRGYRRSNQLPPPTGNVRDDHRQRNTHYSDHRASSRTTQDAASSRHREPHYHGSSFHRSPPRESRRSIREDSRVLSSGVKVQNQDVPIDPLSNPIGPSRSLSSHTPSPRNLRERLDFPPEAGGSGGVSLANSSERRSVLARIGRSSPGNAPPTRGPASFDSARLQEVEIMYDGSAG from the coding sequence ATGTCTCGTCGTTTGTCTCGGTCCGACAAGGATAAATGGGTAGCTGTTACCCCTCCTCCGACTAAACGCCTCCCGCTACGTATCCCAGCCAGTGATAATACTGACCTCATCGCCGCCAATAAGCTAACCATTATTGGCAGAGTTACAAACCCATCGATACAAAACACAAGAGCTATCCTTAACTTCCTCCCCCAAGTATGGGGCTTGGAGGGTAGAGTTGAAGGAAGAGACCTAGGTCCCGAAAAATTTCAGATCCGCTTTCGCACTGAAAGTGATATGGAAGTAATCCTCAGTAAGAACCCCTACAACTATAAAAAATGGATGCTCTTGATGCAAAAATGGGAACCCACTGTCTCTGAGACGTTTCCCAGCTCGATATCCTTTTGGATAAGGATTCATGGCATTCCTCTTCACTTCTGTAACGAAGCTACTGTCACAACCATTGGCGAGGAGCTTGGGCTCTTAGCCGATAAGGTGGTAGAAGAAGCTAAAGTTAGAGTTGAGCTTAACGGTTTTCTCCCGCTGGTGATGAATATGGAGATTCAACTACCCTCTGATGAAATCATCACAGTGGAGTTTGAGTATATTAAAATCGAGAAGCACTGCTTCACCTGCTTCTCACTCTTCCATGAAGATGAAACATGCCCAGTCAAACCCCGTAATTCTCTCCCTGTTAAGGACAGGAAGCTAGGCATTATTCAAAGGATTGCCCTGCAACGGATAGAAGCTGACAAACGTCGTCATGATGACCGTCGAGGTTATCGTCGTTCGAACCAATTGCCACCTCCTACAGGCAACGTTAGAGACGACCACAGGCAGCGGAACACTCATTACTCTGATCATAGAGCATCTTCAAGAACCACTCAGGACGCTGCCTCCTCGAGACACCGAGAACCTCACTACCATGGTTCATCCTTTCATCGCTCGCCTCCAAGAGAGAGCAGAAGATCTATTCGAGAGGACTCTAGGGTCTTATCTAGTGGAGTCAAGGTTCAAAACCAGGATGTTCCTATTGACCCTTTATCAAATCCAATTGGGCCTTCTCGCTCATTGTCATCTCATACCCCTTCCCCACGTAACCTCCGAGAACGACTTGACTTTCCTCCAGAGGCAGGGGGTTCAGGGGGCGTCTCTCTTGCTAACTCTAGTGAAAGAAGATCTGTTCTGGCACGTATTGGTAGATCAAGCCCAGGTAACGCCCCTCCTACCCGTGGGCCTGCTAGTTTTGACTCGGCGAGACTCCAAGAGGTGGAGATTATGTACGATGGGTCTGCAGGATAG
- the LOC106380995 gene encoding protein PSK SIMULATOR 1 has product MALETFLIKLKNAISSKPTSHRPTRSTSPPTTTTSSVGVLSFEVARLMTKVLHLTHSLTDSNLLSLRDHSLSLEGLTKIVTGDETFHLSLVCAELADSLAHTADSVSRLSLRCTTPSLRSFHRMFHEFADMGRDPHGWVISCKDTESKNKKIERYVSVTTALYREMEEMTNLENSLRKHSSQIGIEYEEDNKKDSTRVMDLQQKIERQRQHVKYLKDRSLWNKSFDTVVLILARSVFTALARLKTVFSSAAAASSCPTVVSFLPRSLSSSSSSMNLVHPSPNDEERLKTASSSAFLEESARLLKPPETTLGGSGVALHYANLIVVMEKMIKQPQLVGLDARDDLYSMLPASVRSSLRSRLKGVGFTATDGGLAVEWKAALGRILRWLLPLAQNMIRWQSERSFEQRHVATAVNSQNRVMLVQTLVFADKVKTEAAITELLVGLNYIWRFEREMTAKALFNLQSPPNHS; this is encoded by the exons ATGGCTCTCGAAACTTTCCTAATAAAACTCAAAAACGCCATTTCCTCCAAACCCACTTCTCACCGACCAACCCGATCAACATCTCCTCCGACCACCACCACTTCCTCCGTCGGAGTTTTATCGTTCGAGGTGGCACGTCTCATGACTAAAGTCCTCCACCTCACTCACTCTCTCACCGACTCCAACCTCCTTAGTCTACGCGACCACTCTCTGTCCTTAGAAGGTCTCACCAAGATCGTCACCGGCGACGAAACCTTCCACCTCAGCCTCGTCTGTGCTGAGCTCGCTGATAGTCTCGCCCACACTGCTGATTCTGTTTCCCGGCTGAGCCTCCGTTGCACCACCCCTAGCCTCCGCTCTTTCCACCGCATGTTCCATGAGTTCGCCGACATGGGTCGTGACCCTCATGGATGGGTCATCAGCTGCAAAGATACTGAatctaaaaacaagaaaatcgaAAG ATACGTGAGCGTGACGACAGCTTTGTATAGAGAGATGGAAGAGATGACGAATCTGGAGAACTCCCTGAGAAAACACAGTTCACAGATTGGGATCGAATACGAAGAAGACAACAAGAAAGATTCGACGAGAGTGATGGATCTGCAGCAAAAGATTGAGAGACAGAGACAACACGTGAAGTATCTGAAAGACAGATCTCTATGGAACAAAAGCTTCGACACGGTCGTGTTGATCCTCGCCAGATCGGTGTTCACCGCACTCGCGAGGCTCAAAACCGTCTTCTCCTCCGCCGCAGCAGCATCCAGCTGCCCAACCGTCGTGTCTTTTCTCCCAcgctctctctcttcctcctcttcatcgATGAACCTCGTCCACCCCAGCCCAAACGACGAGGAGAGGCTCAAAACGGCGTCGTCCTCTGCTTTCCTCGAAGAAAGCGCGAGACTCTTGAAACCGCCGGAGACGACTCTGGGCGGGTCTGGCGTGGCGCTTCACTACGCGAATCTGATCGTCGTGATGGAGAAGATGATAAAGCAACCACAGCTGGTGGGTCTCGACGCGAGAGACGATCTGTACTCGATGTTGCCGGCGAGCGTGAGGTCGTCGCTCAGGTCGAGGCTAAAAGGAGTTGGGTTCACGGCGACGGACGGTGGCCTAGCGGTGGAGTGGAAAGCGGCGTTAGGTAGGATCTTACGGTGGTTGTTACCGTTGGCGCAGAATATGATAAGGTGGCAGAGCGAGAGAAGCTTCGAGCAGAGACACGTGGCGACGGCGGTGAATAGTCAGAACAGAGTGATGTTGGTTCAGACACTTGTTTTTGCGGATAAAGTTAAGACAGAAGCAGCCATTACAGAGCTTCTTGTTGGGTTGAATTATATTTGGAGATTTGAAAGAGAGATGACTGCTAAAGCTCTGTTCAATCTGCAGTCTCCTCCTAATCACAGCTAA